Proteins co-encoded in one Acidithiobacillus caldus ATCC 51756 genomic window:
- a CDS encoding anhydro-N-acetylmuramic acid kinase — MSLETHGAELPGPGAGSLRLMGLMSGTSADGIDAALLDCGGERPVFLGHRHHSYPEALQRRLVAASTQQDLEAAARLERELGREHGHFARLCLRQWGGVDAIAVHGQTVRHRPRHDPPFTIQLTAAPDLAVTTGLTIVHDFRRADVAAGGQGAPLVPPFQQALFAGEQARLFLNIGGIANVTWIPGRKDDRALLAWDCGPGNALLDAAVVLLSEGRLSFDADGAWARQGEIRAAALEHWLSWEFFHRPPPKSTGREDFSAPLVQALWRDWSFSAADFLATLTALTVESIAKSLECWAPPAEALWVFGGGADNGFLMTLLARRLSRLPVHRGTPGDRLPHLAVEAAAFAWLGERCLRGVALDLRGVTGQGQAVVLGNILPGRNWLPLLAKLRHLGENP, encoded by the coding sequence TTGAGTCTCGAGACCCACGGCGCTGAGCTCCCCGGCCCTGGCGCAGGGAGCCTGCGCCTCATGGGCCTCATGTCGGGGACCAGCGCCGACGGCATCGACGCCGCGCTCTTGGACTGCGGGGGCGAGCGTCCCGTCTTTTTGGGGCACCGTCACCATTCCTACCCCGAGGCTTTGCAAAGACGCCTCGTCGCCGCCAGTACACAGCAGGACCTCGAGGCAGCGGCTCGCCTCGAGCGCGAGCTGGGGCGCGAGCACGGACATTTTGCCCGTCTCTGCCTGCGCCAATGGGGGGGCGTGGACGCCATTGCCGTGCATGGGCAAACCGTCCGCCACCGACCGCGGCACGACCCGCCCTTCACCATCCAGCTGACCGCCGCACCCGATCTTGCCGTCACCACGGGCCTCACCATCGTCCACGACTTTCGCCGTGCCGACGTCGCCGCCGGCGGTCAGGGTGCGCCACTGGTGCCACCCTTCCAACAGGCGCTGTTCGCGGGCGAGCAGGCACGCCTTTTTCTCAACATCGGTGGCATTGCCAACGTCACCTGGATACCGGGCCGGAAGGACGACCGCGCACTCCTCGCCTGGGATTGCGGCCCCGGCAATGCGCTTCTGGATGCGGCGGTGGTGCTGCTCAGCGAGGGCAGACTGTCCTTTGACGCCGACGGCGCTTGGGCGCGCCAGGGGGAGATTCGTGCCGCAGCCCTGGAGCACTGGCTGTCCTGGGAGTTTTTCCACAGACCGCCTCCAAAGAGCACGGGTCGCGAGGATTTTTCAGCACCGTTGGTGCAGGCGCTATGGCGCGACTGGTCGTTCAGCGCAGCCGACTTTCTCGCCACCCTCACCGCACTCACCGTAGAGAGTATCGCCAAAAGTCTCGAGTGCTGGGCACCGCCGGCAGAGGCGCTGTGGGTCTTCGGTGGAGGCGCGGACAACGGTTTTCTGATGACCCTGCTGGCCCGTCGCCTGTCCCGGTTACCCGTTCATCGGGGTACCCCAGGTGACCGCCTGCCCCACCTCGCCGTGGAGGCGGCGGCCTTCGCCTGGCTCGGCGAGCGCTGTCTGCGCGGCGTCGCCCTGGACCTGCGTGGCGTGACCGGACAAGGGCAAGCGGTGGTGCTGGGGAACATCCTGCCGGGCCGCAATTGGCTGCCCTTGCTGGCAAAATTACGGCATCTGGGCGAAAATCCCTGA
- a CDS encoding glutathione S-transferase family protein — MRLYATPTSPYARKVRIVLAEKHLPYDLEWVDLRSADHPAKSVNPLGKIPVLVLNDGTPVYDSSVIVQYLDLAHPEPPLIPTDLPGRLRALRGEALADGIMDSTITWVMEQRHSSECQDGALLARMRTKVITALSMLQAQVPQWQDKDKADHLELPEIAAIAAIAYVDLRAPEFLLGFADLMAWYQRMRHRPSIADTAATA; from the coding sequence ATGCGCCTATACGCCACGCCCACCAGTCCTTACGCCCGCAAGGTACGCATCGTCCTGGCGGAAAAGCATCTGCCCTACGACCTGGAATGGGTAGATCTGCGCAGTGCCGACCATCCCGCCAAGTCCGTCAATCCCCTGGGTAAGATTCCGGTGCTGGTCCTGAACGACGGCACGCCCGTCTACGACTCCAGCGTCATCGTCCAGTATCTGGACCTTGCCCACCCCGAGCCCCCCCTCATTCCGACGGATCTCCCCGGACGCCTGCGCGCCTTACGCGGCGAAGCCCTGGCCGATGGCATCATGGACAGCACCATCACCTGGGTCATGGAGCAGCGGCACAGCAGCGAATGTCAGGATGGCGCGCTGCTGGCGCGCATGCGCACCAAGGTGATCACTGCCCTGTCCATGCTGCAGGCGCAGGTTCCACAGTGGCAGGACAAGGACAAGGCCGACCACCTGGAGCTGCCGGAGATCGCGGCCATCGCCGCCATCGCCTACGTTGACCTGCGCGCACCGGAGTTTCTCCTGGGATTTGCCGATCTGATGGCCTGGTACCAGCGTATGCGCCACCGCCCCAGCATTGCCGATACGGCCGCCACGGCCTAG
- a CDS encoding 23S rRNA (adenine(2030)-N(6))-methyltransferase RlmJ → MPRPKAPVNYRHDHHAGNAADCLKHLALSLALERLLHKDAPLFYLETHAGAGRYSLADAGEHSAGVDRVWAARRQLKGLSPWLDLLEEGAEDGVLRHYPGSPVVAARLLRPGDRMVLAEKVAVVRERLRHNLAGRGRTSILGDDGYAILRGHLPPPERRGLILMDPPFERRDEWEALAKAIIGAHARWPQGCQIVWYPIKVRGMISRLLQSLQRALDMEVVELRLESETGGTSMVGSGLILVRPPWGLRERLLAALAVLGPVLAQGGFWDLSYRALPQSAPVWAGAPSAPDHATAKE, encoded by the coding sequence ATGCCAAGACCAAAGGCGCCCGTGAATTACCGCCACGATCACCACGCCGGCAATGCTGCCGACTGCCTCAAGCACCTTGCCCTGAGCCTTGCACTGGAGCGCCTGCTGCACAAGGATGCCCCCCTCTTCTATTTGGAAACCCATGCCGGCGCCGGGCGTTACTCTCTGGCCGACGCGGGAGAACACAGCGCGGGGGTGGACAGGGTGTGGGCGGCGCGGCGGCAGCTGAAGGGCCTGTCGCCCTGGCTCGACCTGCTCGAGGAGGGCGCAGAGGACGGTGTCCTGAGACACTATCCCGGCTCACCCGTTGTTGCGGCGCGTCTCCTCCGTCCCGGGGACCGCATGGTGCTGGCGGAAAAGGTGGCAGTGGTTCGCGAGCGCCTGCGCCATAACCTCGCTGGCCGGGGGCGTACCAGCATTCTGGGCGACGATGGTTATGCCATCCTGCGCGGTCATTTGCCGCCGCCGGAGCGGCGCGGCTTGATCCTCATGGACCCGCCCTTCGAGCGCCGCGATGAGTGGGAGGCTCTGGCCAAGGCCATCATCGGCGCGCACGCGCGCTGGCCCCAGGGCTGCCAGATCGTCTGGTATCCCATCAAGGTTCGCGGTATGATCTCGCGACTTTTACAGAGCCTCCAGCGCGCGCTGGACATGGAAGTGGTGGAGTTGCGCCTGGAGTCGGAGACCGGTGGGACCAGTATGGTCGGCTCCGGCCTGATCCTGGTGCGCCCCCCTTGGGGACTGCGTGAGCGTCTCCTCGCTGCCCTGGCGGTGCTGGGACCGGTGCTGGCCCAGGGTGGCTTCTGGGATCTCTCCTACCGCGCCTTGCCCCAAAGCGCACCGGTTTGGGCGGGAGCGCCATCCGCGCCGGACCACGCTACCGCCAAGGAATGA
- a CDS encoding FKBP-type peptidyl-prolyl cis-trans isomerase: protein MIIAKDTVVTIDYALTDEEGELIDSSEGEEPLVYLHGHHGIIPGLEEALAGHREGDRLEVTIPPEEGYGDWDEDLVEVVSVTDFDDPETLEVGAQFETDTEEGPRLATIIEIEGGEVTVDLNHPLAGMTLNFDIVVRGVRPATAEELAHGHPHGAGAHEHD, encoded by the coding sequence ATGATCATCGCCAAGGATACCGTCGTCACCATCGATTATGCCCTCACCGACGAAGAGGGAGAGCTCATCGACAGCTCTGAGGGTGAAGAACCCCTCGTCTACCTGCACGGCCACCACGGCATCATACCGGGCCTGGAGGAGGCACTGGCCGGCCACCGGGAAGGGGACCGGCTGGAGGTCACCATTCCCCCGGAGGAAGGTTATGGGGACTGGGACGAGGATCTGGTGGAAGTCGTCTCCGTGACGGACTTCGACGACCCCGAGACCCTCGAGGTGGGCGCGCAGTTCGAGACGGATACGGAAGAGGGGCCGCGGCTGGCGACCATCATCGAGATCGAGGGCGGCGAGGTCACGGTGGACCTGAACCATCCCCTTGCCGGCATGACCCTGAACTTCGATATCGTCGTGCGCGGCGTACGCCCGGCGACGGCGGAAGAGCTCGCCCATGGCCACCCCCACGGCGCTGGGGCGCACGAACACGATTGA
- the hemH gene encoding ferrochelatase yields MIGILLVNLGTPDAPTTPALRRYLREFLSDRRVVEIPPILWWPILNGPILLTRPARSARAYARVWMPEGSPLLVYSQRLAAGLQEIWDREEPGRVRVELAMRYGNPPVAKGLQRLWDEGCRKILVVPLYPQYAAATTASTFDAVARTLMGWREIPALRLVRDWHDHPLYIANLARSVRAHWQSTGEPERLLISFHGLPERCVALGDPYRAQCERTTTLLVEALGLAPERYLQTFQSRFGPAKWLQPYTDKTLEALGKAGVDRVDCLCPGFSADCLETLDEIAVEGRDTFLEAGGRDMHYIPALNDDPQWIADFARILAPHWQDWDR; encoded by the coding sequence ATGATCGGCATCCTCCTGGTCAACCTGGGCACACCCGACGCGCCCACGACCCCGGCCCTGCGCCGATACCTGCGCGAATTCCTGAGCGATCGGCGGGTGGTGGAGATCCCCCCCATACTCTGGTGGCCCATCCTCAATGGTCCCATCCTCCTGACGCGCCCGGCCCGCTCCGCGCGCGCCTACGCCCGGGTGTGGATGCCCGAGGGCTCACCCTTGCTGGTCTACAGCCAGCGGCTGGCGGCGGGACTGCAGGAGATCTGGGACCGCGAGGAGCCGGGACGGGTGCGCGTGGAGCTGGCCATGCGCTATGGCAACCCCCCCGTCGCCAAGGGCTTGCAGCGGCTCTGGGACGAAGGCTGCCGCAAGATCCTGGTGGTGCCCCTCTACCCCCAGTATGCAGCGGCCACCACCGCCTCCACCTTTGATGCCGTCGCCCGGACGCTCATGGGCTGGCGCGAGATTCCAGCCCTGCGCCTGGTGCGCGACTGGCACGATCACCCCTTGTACATTGCCAACCTGGCGCGCAGCGTGCGTGCGCACTGGCAGAGCACGGGCGAACCGGAGCGGCTACTCATCTCCTTCCATGGCCTGCCGGAGCGCTGTGTTGCTCTGGGCGACCCCTACCGGGCGCAGTGCGAACGCACCACGACCCTTCTCGTAGAAGCCCTGGGCCTTGCCCCCGAGCGCTATCTGCAAACCTTCCAGAGCCGCTTTGGTCCGGCCAAGTGGCTGCAGCCCTATACGGATAAGACCCTGGAAGCCTTGGGCAAGGCGGGCGTCGACAGGGTGGACTGCCTCTGCCCAGGGTTCAGCGCCGACTGCCTCGAGACCCTCGACGAGATTGCCGTGGAGGGGCGCGATACCTTCCTCGAGGCAGGCGGTCGGGACATGCACTACATCCCCGCCCTGAACGACGACCCCCAGTGGATCGCCGATTTTGCCCGCATTCTCGCGCCGCACTGGCAGGACTGGGACCGTTGA
- a CDS encoding DUF2322 family protein — translation MPTLPDTQHIRKLHFYGGPTAAFQGEMDNVATQARSVQVLYHLALRHGVISPSVAREGLALLPEDQADAAAGRRLLQRVLEDGDFLAVRVVR, via the coding sequence ATGCCAACCCTGCCCGACACTCAGCATATCCGCAAGCTGCACTTCTATGGCGGCCCCACAGCCGCCTTTCAGGGCGAAATGGACAATGTGGCGACACAGGCCCGCAGCGTTCAGGTACTGTACCACCTCGCCCTGCGTCATGGCGTCATCAGCCCCAGTGTGGCGCGCGAGGGCCTGGCGCTCCTGCCCGAAGATCAGGCCGATGCCGCCGCCGGTCGTCGGCTGCTGCAAAGGGTGCTGGAAGATGGCGACTTTCTGGCCGTCCGGGTGGTACGCTGA
- the xth gene encoding exodeoxyribonuclease III, which translates to MQITSWNVNSLKVRLPQVQTFLEKFQPDLLCLQETKLPDDRFPTDHLREQGYAALYHGQSAYNGVAMLSRAPLADPECGFADGEAEPQARLCAATCASVRVVNVYVPNGQALDSDKYAFKLRWLAALREYLRDALARWPRLVVLGDFNIAPGDGDVFDAAAWGEDILCSPAERAALTALEDLGFVDAYRALNPDGREFTWWDYRAASFRRNRGLRIDLILVSTALWPQVRQVLVHREERGAERPSDHAPVSLFLESTP; encoded by the coding sequence GTGCAGATCACGAGCTGGAACGTCAACTCCCTGAAGGTGCGCCTGCCCCAGGTGCAAACCTTCCTGGAGAAGTTCCAGCCCGATCTGCTCTGTCTGCAGGAAACCAAGCTCCCCGACGACCGCTTCCCCACGGACCACTTGCGTGAGCAGGGCTACGCTGCCCTCTATCACGGCCAAAGCGCCTATAACGGTGTCGCCATGCTCAGTCGCGCGCCCCTCGCGGATCCCGAGTGTGGCTTTGCCGACGGCGAGGCAGAGCCCCAGGCCCGTCTGTGCGCGGCGACCTGTGCGTCTGTCCGCGTCGTCAACGTCTATGTGCCCAACGGCCAGGCTCTGGACAGCGACAAATACGCATTCAAGCTGCGCTGGCTGGCGGCCCTGCGGGAGTATCTCCGCGACGCATTGGCACGCTGGCCACGGCTCGTCGTGCTGGGGGACTTCAACATTGCCCCGGGCGATGGTGACGTCTTCGATGCCGCTGCTTGGGGCGAGGATATCCTCTGTTCGCCGGCCGAGCGCGCCGCCCTGACAGCCCTGGAGGATCTGGGATTCGTGGACGCCTACCGGGCGCTCAACCCCGATGGCCGGGAGTTCACTTGGTGGGACTACCGCGCCGCCAGCTTTCGCCGCAATCGCGGCCTGCGCATCGATCTGATCCTCGTATCCACGGCCCTCTGGCCGCAGGTGCGCCAGGTCCTCGTCCACCGCGAGGAACGGGGTGCAGAGCGGCCCTCGGATCACGCCCCCGTGTCCCTCTTTCTGGAGTCAACCCCATGA
- a CDS encoding exodeoxyribonuclease III has product MRLYSWNVNGWRAVTRHGLREWVAATPMDVLCVQETKVQLAQLDPDEAQLPGFHSLWAEAERPGYSGVATFFRDPCTAVRAQLGRADFDAEGRVVVTDCGDFDLYNVYFPNGKKDAQRLAFKLDFYAFFLEQVTALVRRGRSVIFCGDVNTAHTPLDLARPEANRRVSGFLPEERAWLDRWREAGFIDSFRHFHPEERRYSWWSLRSGARERDVGWRLDYFWVHESLLPRLKGAGIATEVRGADHCPVWLELD; this is encoded by the coding sequence ATGCGTCTGTACAGCTGGAATGTCAACGGCTGGCGCGCGGTCACCCGGCACGGCTTGCGCGAGTGGGTGGCGGCAACCCCCATGGATGTGCTCTGCGTTCAGGAAACCAAGGTCCAGTTAGCCCAGCTCGACCCCGATGAGGCGCAATTACCGGGCTTCCACAGCCTGTGGGCCGAGGCCGAGCGCCCCGGCTACAGTGGTGTCGCCACCTTTTTCCGCGACCCCTGCACCGCCGTGCGCGCCCAGCTTGGCCGTGCCGACTTCGATGCCGAGGGACGAGTGGTGGTCACCGATTGCGGCGATTTCGACCTCTACAACGTCTACTTTCCCAACGGCAAGAAGGACGCGCAGAGACTGGCCTTCAAGCTCGATTTCTACGCCTTTTTCCTGGAGCAGGTCACGGCCCTGGTGCGTCGTGGACGGTCCGTGATCTTCTGCGGCGACGTCAACACCGCGCACACGCCCCTGGATCTGGCCCGACCCGAGGCAAATCGTAGGGTATCGGGTTTCCTGCCGGAAGAACGTGCCTGGCTCGATCGCTGGCGCGAAGCCGGCTTCATCGACAGTTTCCGCCATTTTCATCCCGAGGAGCGCCGCTACTCCTGGTGGAGCCTGCGCAGTGGCGCCCGGGAGCGGGATGTGGGCTGGCGTCTGGACTATTTCTGGGTACACGAAAGCCTGCTGCCGCGTCTGAAGGGGGCCGGCATTGCCACGGAGGTGCGGGGGGCGGACCATTGTCCCGTCTGGTTGGAACTGGATTGA